From one Suicoccus acidiformans genomic stretch:
- a CDS encoding VirD4-like conjugal transfer protein, CD1115 family, which produces MYSRQKAFVFGLLGLAFGYFCHRLTLLYDSLTNAPPMERFAYLLGEGLNQVFNPLWLFSFTQKSLLAFILGIQTMTLVYLYVSTGQKVYREGEEYGSARFGNSKEKRNFYSKNPFNDTILARDVRLTLLEKKKPQFDRNKNLIVIGGSGAGKTFRFVKPNLIQLNCSNIVVDPKDHLAEKTGKLFLENGYQVKVLDLVNMTNSDGFNPFRYVETENDLNRMLTVYFNNTRGSGSRSDPFWDEASMTLVRAIASYLVDFYNPPGSSKLEQEARRKRGRYPAFSEIGKLIKLLSKGDNQDKSVLEVLFEDYAKKYGHENFTMRNWADFQNYKDKTLDSVIAVTTAKFALFNIQSVIDLTQRDTMDLKTWGTQKTMVYLVIPDNDTTFRFLSALFFSTVFSTLTRQADVDFKGQLPIHVRSYLDEFANVGEIPDFAEQTSTVRSRNMSLVPILQNIAQLQGLYKEKEAWKTILGNCDSLLYLGGNDEETFKFMSGLLGKQTVDVRSTSRSFGQTGSSSSSHQKIARDLMTADEVGTMKRDECLVRIAGVPVFRTKKYFPLKHKNWKWLADKESNERWWHYRINPLTAEEELELSGHKIRDLSTETTLH; this is translated from the coding sequence ATGTATTCCAGGCAAAAAGCATTTGTCTTTGGACTCTTGGGTCTCGCCTTTGGCTATTTCTGCCATCGTCTAACCCTACTCTATGATAGTTTAACCAATGCCCCACCTATGGAACGGTTTGCCTACCTCTTAGGAGAGGGGTTAAATCAGGTTTTCAATCCTTTATGGCTATTTTCTTTTACTCAAAAATCTCTTCTTGCCTTTATCCTTGGGATTCAAACGATGACGCTAGTCTATCTTTATGTATCGACAGGACAGAAGGTCTATCGAGAAGGGGAAGAATACGGTTCTGCACGATTTGGAAACAGTAAGGAAAAGCGGAACTTTTACAGTAAGAATCCTTTCAATGACACGATTTTGGCTCGAGATGTTCGTCTAACCTTGTTGGAAAAGAAGAAGCCCCAGTTTGATCGAAATAAAAATTTGATTGTCATTGGGGGTTCTGGGGCAGGAAAGACCTTTCGCTTTGTGAAACCCAACCTTATCCAACTTAATTGTTCCAATATTGTCGTAGATCCTAAAGACCATTTGGCTGAGAAGACAGGTAAACTCTTTTTAGAAAACGGTTATCAGGTCAAGGTTTTAGACTTGGTTAATATGACCAATTCAGACGGTTTTAATCCCTTTCGTTATGTAGAAACAGAGAATGATTTGAACCGCATGTTAACGGTCTATTTTAACAATACCCGTGGGTCTGGTTCTCGCAGTGATCCATTTTGGGACGAGGCTTCCATGACATTGGTGAGAGCTATTGCCTCTTATTTGGTGGATTTTTACAATCCTCCAGGAAGTTCCAAGCTAGAGCAGGAAGCAAGACGTAAGCGTGGCCGTTATCCAGCCTTTTCTGAGATTGGAAAACTCATCAAACTCTTATCAAAGGGAGACAATCAGGACAAAAGTGTTCTTGAAGTCCTGTTTGAAGACTATGCTAAGAAATACGGTCACGAGAACTTTACCATGAGAAACTGGGCAGATTTTCAAAACTATAAGGATAAGACCTTGGATTCGGTGATTGCGGTCACAACAGCTAAATTTGCCCTCTTTAATATTCAATCGGTGATTGATTTGACGCAAAGAGACACTATGGATTTGAAAACGTGGGGCACTCAAAAGACCATGGTCTATCTTGTTATTCCAGACAATGATACGACCTTTCGTTTCCTATCTGCTTTATTTTTCTCTACGGTTTTCTCCACTTTGACCAGACAGGCTGATGTTGACTTTAAAGGGCAACTGCCTATTCATGTTAGAAGCTATCTGGATGAGTTTGCGAATGTCGGAGAAATCCCAGACTTCGCTGAACAAACCTCAACAGTCCGCTCTAGGAATATGAGTCTTGTGCCTATTCTCCAAAATATCGCTCAACTCCAAGGACTTTATAAGGAAAAAGAAGCTTGGAAAACTATACTGGGGAACTGTGACAGTCTCCTCTATTTGGGTGGGAATGACGAGGAAACTTTCAAATTCATGAGTGGACTTTTAGGCAAACAAACCGTTGATGTCAGAAGCACCAGTCGTTCTTTTGGGCAGACTGGCTCAAGTTCTTCCTCTCACCAGAAAATTGCTCGTGACTTGATGACGGCTGATGAAGTTGGAACTATGAAACGAGATGAATGCCTCGTACGCATTGCAGGGGTTCCTGTTTTTCGAACCAAGAAATATTTTCCACTCAAACATAAGAATTGGAAATGGCTTGCGGATAAGGAATCTAATGAACGCTGGTGGCACTATCGCATCAATCCCCTAACCGCTGAGGAAGAGCTAGAATTGTCAGGCCATAAAATAAGGGATTTAAGCACAGAAACGACACTACATTAA
- a CDS encoding CPBP family intramembrane glutamic endopeptidase, whose product MIRIVLFYLAIQLNGLLVSLYLQEYMTIKVLVLLQLVLLSVTCLEIARHKTLQAKKITLSNRLRWLLLGFVCMVAFAVFISFLFSVQTRNQAVLVQVGKQVPHVIFLLFLVNASVLEEIVYRQLLWEKLTFPFVQIGVTSFLFVLSHGPNQLGSWLMYSCLGLTLAAVRLKTDCMTAIALHLLWNSLAYVVTFL is encoded by the coding sequence ATGATAAGGATAGTGTTGTTTTATCTAGCCATACAGCTTAACGGACTTCTGGTGAGTTTATACTTACAAGAGTATATGACGATTAAGGTCTTAGTCTTGCTACAATTGGTCCTATTAAGTGTGACTTGCCTAGAGATTGCCCGTCATAAAACTCTTCAAGCAAAAAAAATAACCTTAAGCAATCGTCTAAGATGGTTGCTTCTTGGTTTTGTGTGTATGGTTGCTTTTGCAGTCTTCATCAGCTTCCTATTTTCAGTTCAGACTAGGAACCAAGCAGTATTGGTACAAGTAGGAAAGCAGGTTCCTCATGTTATCTTTTTATTGTTTCTGGTCAATGCAAGTGTCCTTGAAGAGATAGTTTATAGGCAGTTGCTCTGGGAAAAATTGACATTCCCTTTTGTACAAATAGGCGTGACCAGTTTTCTCTTTGTTCTATCCCATGGACCTAATCAGTTAGGGAGTTGGCTCATGTATAGCTGTCTTGGCTTGACCTTGGCTGCTGTTCGATTGAAAACTGATTGTATGACGGCAATCGCCTTACATTTACTTTGGAATAGTTTGGCTTATGTCGTAACTTTCTTGTGA
- the dcm gene encoding DNA (cytosine-5-)-methyltransferase, which produces MKFLDLFAGIGGFRLGMESQGHKCLGFCEIDKFARTSYKAMFNTEGEIEYHDIKEVTDHDFRQFRGQVDIICGGFPCQAFSLAGRRLGFEDTRGTLFFEIARAAKQIQPRFLFLENVKGLLNHDEGRTFATILSTLDELGYDVEWQVLNSKDFQVPQNRERVFIIGHSRRYRSRFIFPLRRENSPAHLERLGNINPSKRGLNGEVYLTNGLAPTLTRGKGEGAKIAIPVLTPDRLEKRQHGRRFKDNQDPMFTLTSQDRHGVVVAGNLPTSFDQTGRVFDISGLSPTLTTMQGGDKVPKILLREELPFLKIKEATKTGYAKATLGDSVNLAYPDSTKRRGRVGKGISNTLTTSDNMGVVVAALEYRQDKWYEVTGIVLEGKLYRLRIRRLTPRECFRLQGFPDWAYERAEGVSSKSQLYKQVGNSVTVTVIEAIAREFRRIEEEEKHEPTT; this is translated from the coding sequence ATGAAATTTTTAGATTTATTTGCTGGGATAGGTGGTTTTAGGCTAGGGATGGAATCACAGGGTCATAAATGCCTGGGCTTTTGTGAAATTGATAAATTCGCCAGAACATCTTATAAAGCTATGTTTAACACAGAAGGGGAAATAGAATACCATGACATTAAAGAGGTCACAGACCATGACTTTAGACAATTTAGAGGGCAAGTGGACATCATCTGCGGGGGATTTCCTTGCCAAGCATTTTCACTCGCAGGCAGACGATTGGGATTTGAAGATACTCGAGGGACTCTCTTTTTTGAGATTGCTCGAGCGGCCAAACAAATCCAACCACGTTTTCTATTTTTGGAAAACGTCAAAGGCCTACTCAATCACGACGAGGGACGGACGTTCGCCACAATCCTCTCCACGTTGGATGAATTGGGGTATGATGTCGAATGGCAGGTGCTTAACAGTAAGGACTTCCAAGTCCCGCAAAACAGAGAGCGGGTCTTTATTATCGGACATTCTAGAAGATACCGTTCCAGATTCATATTTCCTCTCAGAAGAGAAAACAGCCCAGCTCATCTTGAAAGGCTAGGAAATATCAATCCCTCTAAACGTGGTTTGAATGGTGAAGTCTATCTGACGAATGGACTTGCTCCTACACTAACAAGAGGTAAAGGAGAGGGGGCAAAAATCGCCATTCCAGTTTTAACACCAGATAGACTAGAAAAACGCCAACATGGTCGTCGATTTAAGGACAATCAAGACCCTATGTTTACTTTGACCAGTCAAGACAGACACGGAGTTGTTGTCGCAGGAAATCTGCCGACTAGCTTTGACCAAACTGGAAGAGTATTTGACATTTCTGGCTTGTCACCGACTTTGACCACCATGCAAGGTGGAGATAAGGTGCCAAAAATTTTGCTGAGGGAGGAGCTACCATTTCTGAAAATCAAGGAAGCCACAAAAACAGGGTACGCAAAGGCAACTCTTGGAGACTCTGTCAATCTGGCTTATCCAGACTCAACCAAACGTAGGGGACGAGTGGGAAAGGGAATATCCAATACCTTGACAACTTCAGATAATATGGGAGTGGTGGTTGCTGCTTTGGAATATCGACAGGATAAGTGGTATGAAGTCACAGGTATTGTCTTAGAGGGGAAACTTTATCGCCTGAGAATACGACGACTGACACCAAGAGAGTGTTTCAGACTTCAAGGCTTTCCTGACTGGGCTTATGAAAGAGCAGAGGGTGTTTCTAGTAAGAGCCAACTATACAAACAGGTCGGCAATAGTGTAACGGTGACGGTTATTGAAGCCATTGCCAGAGAATTTAGAAGAATAGAAGAGGAAGAAAAACATGAACCTACTACATAA
- a CDS encoding replication initiator protein A gives MKRITANQYQTSERYYKLPKILFESERYKDMKLEVKVAYAVLKDRLELSLTKGWIDEDGAIYLIYSNSNLMALLGCSKSKLLSIKKTLREYGLIDEVQQSSSEKGRMANKIYLGELEHETTPVLHTDGASVKKTLGGSQRKTGPVLNSAPSETEGSETKYSETKGSDFLIEDEEERQQVDEKQEENFTSKVDGVTKYDRDYIWGLVHDQLRQSGLSQSASDYAMIYFSDRYQYALEHMRFARSAEVIAEYVFNGVLSEWTKQLRRQEVKGGD, from the coding sequence ATGAAACGTATTACCGCTAATCAGTATCAAACATCAGAGCGTTATTATAAACTCCCTAAAATTTTGTTTGAGAGTGAACGTTATAAGGATATGAAGCTGGAGGTTAAGGTAGCCTACGCGGTTTTAAAGGATCGGTTGGAGTTATCTTTGACTAAGGGCTGGATTGATGAGGATGGGGCTATTTATTTGATTTATTCCAATTCAAATCTGATGGCACTTTTAGGCTGTTCAAAGTCAAAACTACTCTCTATCAAGAAAACCTTACGCGAATATGGCTTAATTGATGAAGTCCAACAGTCCTCTAGTGAAAAAGGTCGTATGGCAAATAAAATTTACTTGGGGGAATTAGAACATGAAACTACCCCAGTCTTACATACAGACGGGGCTAGTGTTAAAAAAACACTAGGGGGGTCTCAAAGAAAGACGGGGCCGGTCTTAAATTCAGCCCCTAGTGAGACTGAAGGAAGTGAGACTAAATATAGTGAAACTAAAGGGAGTGATTTCCTTATTGAGGACGAGGAGGAGAGGCAGCAAGTAGATGAGAAACAAGAAGAGAACTTTACTTCAAAAGTCGATGGCGTGACCAAGTACGATCGAGATTATATTTGGGGTTTGGTTCATGACCAGTTAAGACAGTCGGGGCTATCTCAGTCAGCTAGTGACTATGCCATGATTTATTTTAGTGACCGTTATCAGTATGCTTTGGAACATATGCGATTTGCTCGGTCAGCGGAAGTAATAGCTGAATACGTATTTAATGGTGTGCTGTCAGAGTGGACCAAGCAACTGAGACGACAAGAAGTAAAGGGAGGTGATTAA
- the rlmD gene encoding 23S rRNA (uracil(1939)-C(5))-methyltransferase RlmD has product MELQKNQRHKGLVEDLTSKGSGVVKLDGFPIFIEGTIPGETVQFKLTKVGKKFGYGRLEDVIEPSADRVTLTDPIGRQIGTMTLQHMAYPAQLNYKQKQVKEAFERLGGFKNIAVQPTIGMEHPWSYRNKAQIPVRQVKGQLETGFYRRNSHDLVPVENFHIQDPVIDETIIVVRDILRRYQIKPYDEASGKGTIRHIIVKRGHYTGEVMLVLVLNQRELPHEAEIVAEIKAGVPELVSLMANFNFKQTNVILGKENRVLWGQDYYTDEMLGMQFKISANSFYQVNTPQAERMYEEAIRLAQLTGQETVLDAYCGIGSISLGLAREAGQVYAMEVVPEAIEMAKDNAKVNEITNVHFEVGKAEDVLPRWQAEGIQFDVAVVDPPRKGLDKSFIDTLVELAPERIVYVSCNPATQARDCQHFAEAGYQLQYIQPVDLFPQSPHVECVVLLQRSNG; this is encoded by the coding sequence GTGGAGTTACAGAAGAATCAAAGGCATAAGGGCCTTGTTGAAGATTTGACGTCGAAGGGAAGTGGGGTTGTGAAGTTGGACGGCTTCCCGATTTTTATTGAAGGAACAATCCCTGGGGAGACCGTCCAGTTTAAGTTAACCAAAGTTGGCAAGAAATTTGGTTATGGCCGTTTAGAAGATGTGATTGAGCCGAGTGCGGACCGAGTGACCTTAACCGATCCAATTGGCCGGCAAATTGGGACCATGACCTTGCAGCATATGGCATACCCTGCCCAATTAAACTATAAGCAAAAGCAGGTGAAGGAAGCCTTTGAACGTCTGGGTGGCTTCAAGAACATTGCTGTCCAGCCGACGATCGGTATGGAGCATCCGTGGAGTTATCGCAATAAGGCGCAAATCCCAGTCCGCCAAGTCAAGGGGCAGTTAGAAACCGGTTTCTATCGGCGAAATAGCCATGATTTAGTGCCGGTTGAGAATTTCCATATTCAAGACCCGGTGATTGATGAGACGATTATTGTGGTACGAGATATTCTGCGTCGATATCAAATTAAGCCTTACGATGAAGCCAGTGGCAAGGGCACAATTCGCCATATCATTGTCAAGCGAGGGCATTACACCGGTGAAGTAATGCTTGTCTTAGTGTTGAACCAGCGCGAACTACCCCATGAAGCTGAAATAGTGGCTGAAATTAAAGCCGGAGTGCCTGAGTTGGTAAGTCTTATGGCAAACTTCAACTTTAAGCAGACCAATGTAATTTTAGGTAAAGAGAACCGGGTGCTCTGGGGCCAAGATTATTACACAGACGAAATGCTCGGCATGCAATTTAAAATATCTGCCAACTCCTTCTACCAAGTCAACACACCACAAGCAGAGCGCATGTATGAAGAAGCCATTCGCTTAGCCCAATTAACCGGCCAAGAAACTGTTCTGGATGCTTATTGTGGTATCGGCTCCATCAGCCTTGGCTTGGCAAGAGAGGCAGGGCAAGTCTACGCCATGGAAGTTGTGCCTGAAGCGATTGAAATGGCCAAGGACAACGCGAAGGTCAATGAGATTACAAACGTCCACTTTGAAGTGGGCAAGGCAGAAGACGTCTTGCCTCGTTGGCAAGCTGAAGGAATTCAGTTTGACGTGGCAGTAGTAGACCCACCGCGCAAAGGCTTGGATAAGAGTTTTATTGATACGCTTGTTGAGCTGGCACCTGAGCGTATCGTGTACGTCAGCTGTAATCCAGCCACGCAGGCACGGGATTGCCAGCATTTCGCTGAAGCGGGCTATCAGCTGCAGTATATTCAGCCGGTAGATTTGTTCCCCCAAAGTCCCCACGTGGAGTGCGTAGTGTTGCTACAACGAAGCAACGGGTAA
- a CDS encoding S-ribosylhomocysteine lyase, with the protein MEKIASFTVNHLVLDPGLYLSRQDQVGERTLNSYDLRFTAPNRELVMNTGEMHTIEHLAATYLRNDPEFKDEVIYFGPMGCRTGFYLILTDAVEAADVLDLLKRTFDFVAQFEGEIPGATARDCGNYLDHNLEMARYYGAKYLDTLNQIEDLSFAYQD; encoded by the coding sequence ATGGAGAAAATAGCTAGTTTTACTGTGAACCATCTTGTACTGGATCCGGGACTATATTTGTCACGACAAGATCAAGTTGGTGAGCGGACACTGAATTCTTATGATTTACGCTTTACTGCACCTAACCGTGAACTTGTCATGAATACGGGTGAGATGCACACGATTGAGCATTTAGCTGCCACGTATTTACGCAATGACCCTGAATTCAAAGATGAAGTCATTTACTTCGGCCCTATGGGCTGTCGGACAGGCTTCTATTTAATTCTAACCGATGCGGTTGAAGCGGCGGATGTTCTAGATTTATTGAAGCGTACCTTTGATTTTGTTGCCCAGTTCGAAGGTGAAATTCCTGGTGCGACAGCACGTGATTGTGGGAACTATTTAGATCATAATTTAGAGATGGCGCGTTACTATGGTGCCAAGTATCTTGACACCTTGAACCAAATTGAAGATTTAAGTTTTGCATATCAAGACTAA
- a CDS encoding Cof-type HAD-IIB family hydrolase has product MSLKLVMIDLDGTLLTEEKTYDRERFDEVVEALVADDIIVCIATGNSYHKVTDYFDETIRPSLYFACDNGNYIVKNGEMLHEFAMSKELMQEVVAELDRHPGYHPLANTGPMAYFREREGEAYENVAFYNNNLTLVDSFDEIPEDEFAVKFAIYSEHDLDAMKEMIEHLNATLSGIQAVTSGFGWLDVYVEGGGKGAAAHYLMEKYNIQATEAMAFGDSLNDLSMMQEVRYSIAMADADQDLSKHCRYQIGSNEDQAVITTLETYIQKGNLAFLEAYQREAE; this is encoded by the coding sequence ATGAGCCTAAAATTAGTCATGATTGATCTTGATGGAACCTTATTGACCGAAGAGAAGACCTATGACCGAGAGCGTTTCGACGAGGTTGTTGAAGCGTTGGTAGCAGACGATATAATTGTTTGTATTGCCACAGGTAATAGCTACCATAAGGTGACGGACTACTTTGATGAAACGATTCGTCCGAGTTTATATTTTGCTTGTGATAATGGCAATTATATTGTGAAGAACGGCGAGATGTTGCATGAATTTGCGATGTCAAAAGAACTTATGCAGGAAGTGGTTGCTGAGTTGGATCGTCATCCGGGTTATCATCCTTTGGCCAATACGGGACCGATGGCCTATTTCCGTGAGCGTGAGGGCGAGGCTTATGAGAATGTTGCCTTCTATAATAATAATTTGACGCTAGTGGATAGCTTTGATGAGATTCCTGAAGATGAATTTGCGGTGAAATTTGCGATTTATAGTGAGCATGATCTGGATGCGATGAAAGAGATGATTGAACACTTAAATGCTACCTTATCTGGTATTCAGGCAGTGACGAGTGGCTTTGGTTGGTTGGATGTATACGTTGAAGGTGGTGGTAAAGGGGCTGCAGCGCATTACTTAATGGAGAAATACAATATTCAAGCGACGGAAGCCATGGCCTTTGGTGATAGTTTGAATGATTTGAGCATGATGCAAGAAGTGCGTTATAGTATTGCGATGGCTGATGCTGACCAAGATTTGAGCAAGCATTGCCGCTATCAAATTGGTAGCAACGAAGACCAAGCCGTCATTACCACTTTAGAAACATATATCCAAAAAGGGAATCTCGCATTCCTAGAAGCATATCAGCGGGAGGCTGAGTAG
- a CDS encoding fructosamine kinase family protein — protein MHEARWFKELPVDGIQRIQRVAGGDVNQAYQVETASKKYFLLNQPGQTAAFYDNEVEGLRAMHQAGVRVPEVIGQGELDGTAYLLLEFLAESYQGDHHALGEMVARLHAAQSPTGKYGFNTDYRGSAIAFSNAWTDTWPALFLNQRMDPLAEALVQKGLWSQTDYNLYLKVREVMERDLMQHQSKPGLLHGDLWSGNYMFLTDGSPALFDPASFYGDREFDLAITTVFGGFSPAFYEAYCDNYPLEPDYSYRLPFYRLYLLMVHLLKFGNSYRQSVEHEQERILAGEAYTI, from the coding sequence GTGCATGAAGCAAGATGGTTTAAAGAATTGCCAGTAGATGGGATTCAGCGTATCCAACGGGTTGCAGGCGGGGATGTGAATCAAGCATATCAGGTCGAGACAGCAAGCAAGAAGTACTTCTTATTAAACCAACCCGGGCAAACTGCCGCCTTTTATGATAATGAGGTTGAAGGCTTACGCGCAATGCATCAAGCAGGTGTACGGGTGCCTGAAGTCATTGGCCAAGGCGAACTTGACGGGACTGCCTACTTGTTACTGGAATTCTTAGCTGAAAGCTACCAGGGCGATCACCACGCTTTAGGCGAAATGGTTGCTCGACTGCACGCCGCTCAATCGCCGACAGGCAAGTACGGCTTTAACACAGATTATCGCGGCTCAGCCATCGCCTTTTCAAATGCGTGGACGGATACTTGGCCAGCGCTCTTCTTAAATCAGCGGATGGATCCATTAGCTGAAGCGTTAGTCCAAAAAGGCTTGTGGTCCCAAACGGATTATAATTTATATTTAAAAGTCCGCGAAGTGATGGAACGTGATTTAATGCAACACCAGAGTAAACCTGGACTCTTGCATGGAGATTTGTGGTCCGGGAACTACATGTTCTTGACCGACGGTTCACCGGCCTTATTCGATCCGGCCTCATTTTACGGAGACCGGGAATTCGACCTAGCGATCACAACCGTCTTTGGCGGTTTCTCCCCGGCCTTCTATGAGGCTTATTGCGACAATTATCCGCTTGAGCCGGACTATAGCTACCGTTTGCCTTTCTACCGCTTGTACTTGTTGATGGTGCATTTGTTGAAGTTCGGGAACAGCTACCGCCAATCGGTAGAGCATGAGCAGGAACGCATTCTCGCAGGAGAGGCTTATACGATTTAA
- a CDS encoding Tex family protein, protein MTETQETFQFINEVAKATNIRPKQVEATLELLEEGNTIPFIARYRKEVTGSLDEVQIHAIQQNHQSLVQFHGRKADILRLIAEQDKLTPELEQALEQATTLQQLEDLYAPYKQKRRTKATIAREQGLEPLAAWLQHPEGDEAPEVYAAQFITDEVPTAQDALDGAHEIIAEQVSEVASFREFIRKYTRYNGQIVTKVKDEEKDPNNVYQMYYDFEEPLGNLLDHRTLAINRAEKEGVLSVKVVADEEPVLQYMGRHFIDEKLPEDKRGYVETAIADAYKRFIQPAIEREMRNEKTESADAQAIEVFGENLRHLLLQPPLKGKVVMGFDPAYRTGCKLAIINETGRVLDKGVIYPHKPASEKKRQAAAQELLAYIDKYDVDVIAIGNGTASRESEQFVSEVIQANNLATQFIVVNEAGASVYSASEIAREEFPDFQVEERSAVSIARRLQDPLAELIKIDPKSMGVGQYQHDVSQKDLNEALDFVINITVNQVGVDLNTASVQLLQHVSGLTQATARNIVAMRNEIGNYTSREQLKDVKRLGAKTYEQSVGFIRIMGGENPLDQTSIHPESYDIAESFLKEAGLEVEAIGSEESKAALDGLKVADLMERYELEQATVEDILDGLKHPTADIRDGQAAPVLRDDVLSMDDLEVGMRLQGVVRNVVDFGAFVDIGVKEDGLIHISKLSNKFVKHPSEVVSVGDIVNVEVIQLDKAKNRIGLKRLKD, encoded by the coding sequence ATGACTGAAACGCAAGAAACTTTCCAATTTATTAATGAAGTAGCCAAAGCTACTAATATTCGTCCAAAGCAAGTTGAAGCTACGTTAGAGCTTTTGGAAGAAGGCAATACCATCCCTTTTATTGCCCGCTACCGTAAAGAAGTGACGGGGTCTTTGGATGAGGTGCAAATTCATGCAATTCAACAGAATCACCAAAGTCTTGTGCAATTTCATGGCCGAAAAGCGGACATCTTACGTTTGATTGCAGAGCAAGATAAGTTGACGCCGGAGTTGGAGCAGGCGCTTGAGCAGGCAACGACCTTGCAGCAGCTAGAGGATTTATACGCGCCTTATAAGCAGAAACGTCGTACGAAAGCGACAATCGCTAGGGAACAAGGTTTGGAGCCTTTAGCAGCATGGTTGCAGCATCCTGAGGGGGATGAAGCGCCTGAAGTATATGCAGCGCAATTCATTACCGATGAGGTGCCAACTGCTCAAGATGCCTTGGATGGAGCTCATGAGATTATTGCGGAACAAGTGTCTGAAGTAGCTAGTTTCCGTGAGTTTATCCGTAAATATACCCGCTATAATGGCCAAATAGTGACCAAAGTGAAAGATGAAGAGAAGGATCCGAATAATGTTTATCAGATGTACTACGATTTCGAAGAGCCTTTAGGGAACTTATTAGATCATCGGACCTTAGCGATTAATCGGGCCGAAAAAGAGGGAGTTCTCTCAGTGAAAGTCGTCGCTGATGAAGAGCCAGTTCTGCAATATATGGGGCGTCATTTCATTGATGAAAAGTTACCGGAAGACAAACGCGGCTATGTTGAAACCGCAATAGCTGACGCTTATAAACGCTTTATCCAACCAGCGATTGAGCGTGAGATGCGTAATGAGAAGACCGAATCTGCTGATGCACAAGCGATTGAAGTCTTCGGCGAGAATTTACGTCACCTATTACTTCAACCGCCTTTGAAAGGGAAAGTCGTGATGGGCTTTGACCCGGCTTACCGTACTGGGTGCAAGTTAGCTATTATCAACGAAACCGGTCGCGTTTTGGATAAGGGTGTGATTTATCCGCATAAACCGGCTAGTGAGAAGAAACGCCAAGCTGCTGCGCAAGAGTTATTGGCTTATATTGACAAGTATGATGTCGATGTTATCGCTATCGGGAACGGAACAGCTAGCCGTGAGTCGGAGCAATTTGTCAGTGAAGTAATTCAAGCAAATAACTTGGCTACGCAATTTATAGTCGTGAATGAAGCAGGCGCGTCGGTATATTCAGCCAGCGAGATTGCGCGTGAAGAGTTCCCTGACTTCCAAGTCGAAGAACGTAGTGCCGTAAGCATCGCCCGTCGTCTGCAAGACCCACTAGCAGAACTTATCAAAATCGATCCGAAATCAATGGGAGTCGGCCAATACCAACATGATGTATCCCAGAAAGATTTGAATGAAGCACTCGATTTCGTTATTAATATTACAGTCAACCAAGTTGGGGTAGATTTAAATACCGCGTCAGTGCAGCTCTTACAACACGTATCAGGTTTGACCCAAGCGACGGCGAGGAATATTGTGGCAATGCGGAATGAGATTGGCAACTACACCTCACGCGAGCAACTGAAAGACGTTAAACGCCTCGGAGCTAAGACGTATGAGCAATCAGTAGGCTTTATCCGTATTATGGGTGGCGAGAATCCGCTGGACCAAACTAGCATTCACCCGGAAAGCTACGACATCGCAGAAAGTTTTTTGAAAGAGGCGGGCCTTGAAGTCGAAGCGATTGGCAGTGAAGAAAGCAAGGCAGCCTTGGATGGCTTGAAAGTTGCGGACTTGATGGAGCGCTATGAACTTGAGCAAGCGACGGTAGAGGATATTCTGGACGGCTTGAAGCATCCGACGGCGGATATTCGTGATGGACAGGCAGCCCCAGTGCTTCGCGACGACGTGCTCTCTATGGATGACTTGGAAGTTGGGATGCGACTTCAAGGAGTGGTGCGCAATGTGGTGGATTTCGGTGCCTTTGTGGATATTGGCGTGAAGGAAGACGGTCTAATTCATATTTCGAAATTATCCAATAAGTTTGTGAAGCATCCTTCTGAAGTGGTCTCTGTTGGAGACATTGTGAATGTTGAAGTGATTCAGTTAGATAAGGCCAAAAATCGTATCGGCTTAAAACGCTTGAAAGATTAG